A stretch of Thermococcus bergensis DNA encodes these proteins:
- a CDS encoding tyrosine--tRNA ligase — protein MDIEEKIALITRKPTEEVLTVENLRHLLEIGMPLQHYIGFEISGYIHLGTGLMAGAKIADFQKAGIKTRIFLADWHSWINDKLGGDLEVIQKVALTYFKEGMKQSIKVMGGDPDKVEFVLASEILEKGDYWRTVIDISKNVTLARMLRSITIMGRQMGESIDFAKLIYPAMQVADIFYQGVNIAHAGMDQRKAHVIAIEVAEKLKYHPLVWNGEKVKPIAVHHHLLLGLQEPPKWPIESEEEFKEIKAAMKMSKSKPYSAVFIHDSPEEIKQKLRKAFCPAREVKYNPVLDWAEHIIFREEPTEFTIHRPAKFGGDVTYTTFEELKKDFAEGKIHPLDLKNAVAEYLIELLKPVREYFEKHPEPLELMKEVQITR, from the coding sequence ATGGATATCGAAGAAAAAATAGCACTGATAACGAGGAAGCCTACTGAGGAAGTGCTGACAGTTGAGAACCTCAGACATTTACTGGAAATTGGAATGCCACTGCAGCACTACATAGGATTTGAAATAAGCGGTTACATTCACCTTGGCACAGGATTAATGGCCGGTGCAAAGATAGCCGACTTTCAAAAAGCCGGAATAAAAACGAGGATATTCCTTGCGGACTGGCACAGCTGGATTAACGATAAGCTCGGGGGAGACCTCGAAGTCATACAGAAGGTTGCCCTAACTTACTTCAAGGAAGGTATGAAGCAGAGCATTAAGGTTATGGGCGGCGATCCAGATAAGGTAGAATTCGTTCTGGCCAGCGAGATTTTAGAGAAAGGAGATTACTGGAGGACAGTCATTGATATTTCAAAAAACGTCACCCTGGCAAGAATGCTACGCTCTATAACAATTATGGGAAGACAGATGGGAGAGTCAATTGACTTCGCAAAGCTAATCTATCCGGCCATGCAGGTTGCGGATATTTTCTACCAGGGAGTTAACATAGCTCATGCAGGAATGGATCAGAGAAAAGCCCATGTCATTGCTATTGAGGTTGCAGAGAAGCTAAAGTATCATCCGCTTGTTTGGAACGGGGAGAAGGTAAAGCCCATCGCTGTTCACCACCACCTCCTCTTAGGCCTCCAGGAGCCTCCAAAATGGCCAATTGAAAGTGAGGAGGAGTTCAAGGAAATCAAAGCGGCAATGAAGATGAGCAAGAGCAAACCCTATTCGGCCGTCTTCATCCACGACAGCCCAGAAGAAATAAAACAAAAACTTAGAAAGGCATTCTGTCCGGCAAGAGAAGTCAAATACAACCCGGTGCTTGACTGGGCTGAGCACATAATCTTTAGAGAAGAACCAACGGAGTTCACAATTCACAGGCCGGCCAAGTTTGGAGGAGATGTGACGTATACAACATTCGAAGAACTCAAGAAGGACTTTGCCGAGGGCAAGATACACCCACTTGACCTAAAGAATGCGGTTGCTGAATACTTAATAGAGCTACTCAAGCCCGTTAGGGAGTACTTTGAGAAGCATCCTGAGCCCTTAGAACTCATGAAAGAAGTACAGATAACAAGATGA
- a CDS encoding ATP-binding protein, with the protein MAKNWYPIIDYDKCTGCLTCVNFCPHGVYDASEGKPKVVNPENCVEFCRGCQRICPTGAISYFGDS; encoded by the coding sequence ATGGCAAAGAACTGGTACCCCATAATCGACTATGACAAGTGCACCGGCTGCCTGACTTGTGTGAACTTCTGCCCTCATGGGGTTTACGATGCCTCAGAGGGCAAGCCCAAGGTAGTGAACCCTGAGAACTGCGTCGAGTTCTGCAGAGGCTGTCAAAGGATATGCCCAACAGGGGCTATAAGCTACTTCGGAGACTCTTGA
- a CDS encoding cation diffusion facilitator family transporter — translation MIREHHHKDLKGRMLFSFVLNIVTTLAEVIGGILSGSLALLSDSLHNFSDSMSILVSYLAIKIGERERNEKYTFGYKRAEILVAFVNSAVLVGVALFLLVEAYKRFKNPEPINGPLMLGVALIGLFANLISVLLLHEHAHESMNVRSAYLHLLSDTLSSVAVVTGGIAIIKWNILWIDPLITVLISLYILRESYEILKESVEVLMEASPNLNFEEIKREIESIPVVKNAHHFHAWRVGEKEVHFECHVEVNDMPLSEAQKLIDDIAERLKRFGITHVTVQLEAGRCKDKNTICGGKEE, via the coding sequence ATGATAAGGGAGCATCACCACAAAGACCTCAAGGGCAGAATGCTGTTTTCCTTCGTCCTCAACATAGTGACAACACTAGCTGAAGTCATCGGCGGCATTCTCTCCGGAAGCCTGGCCCTTCTGAGCGACTCCCTCCACAATTTCAGCGACTCAATGAGCATCCTCGTGAGCTATTTGGCCATAAAGATTGGCGAGCGCGAGAGGAACGAAAAGTACACCTTTGGGTATAAGAGGGCCGAGATTCTGGTCGCATTCGTTAACTCGGCCGTTCTCGTCGGTGTTGCCCTTTTCCTCCTTGTTGAGGCCTACAAGCGGTTTAAAAATCCCGAACCTATAAACGGGCCTCTTATGCTCGGCGTTGCTTTAATTGGTCTTTTCGCCAACTTAATCTCGGTTCTCCTGCTTCATGAGCACGCACACGAGAGCATGAACGTCCGCTCTGCCTATCTCCATCTATTGAGTGACACACTGTCTTCAGTCGCAGTTGTGACCGGTGGAATAGCTATCATAAAGTGGAACATCCTCTGGATAGATCCCCTCATCACAGTCCTAATCTCGCTCTACATCCTCCGTGAAAGCTACGAAATTTTAAAAGAGAGCGTTGAAGTGCTCATGGAGGCTTCACCAAATCTAAATTTTGAGGAGATAAAACGGGAAATTGAGAGCATCCCAGTTGTTAAGAATGCACACCACTTCCACGCCTGGAGGGTGGGAGAGAAGGAAGTCCACTTCGAGTGTCACGTTGAGGTTAACGATATGCCCCTCAGCGAGGCCCAAAAGCTCATAGATGATATTGCAGAGAGGCTAAAAAGGTTTGGAATAACCCACGTGACGGTTCAGCTTGAGGCTGGAAGGTGTAAGGACAAGAACACAATCTGCGGCGGTAAAGAGGAGTAA
- a CDS encoding arsenate reductase ArsC: MKYTSSILISTDYCGKIFKTAFQAFSVRKMEEKLILFVCVKNSARSQMAEAFFNHFNDDPRFKAMSAGTEPAEEIDSLARKVMEEIGISLEGQYPKLYTEEMADKAYIVITMGCLDKCPYTPPEKTWDWGLEDPYGKPVEKYREVRDEIKRRVLKLIEDLKAGKSRDEIIGRKRLFTL, encoded by the coding sequence ATGAAGTACACCTCATCCATATTGATATCTACAGATTATTGCGGAAAGATATTTAAAACTGCATTCCAAGCCTTCTCGGTGAGAAAAATGGAAGAAAAGCTCATCCTCTTCGTCTGCGTGAAGAACTCCGCAAGAAGTCAGATGGCGGAGGCTTTCTTCAACCACTTCAACGATGACCCAAGGTTCAAGGCCATGAGCGCCGGAACGGAACCCGCAGAGGAGATAGACTCTCTAGCGAGGAAGGTCATGGAGGAAATCGGGATTTCCCTTGAAGGACAGTACCCGAAGCTCTACACCGAGGAGATGGCCGATAAAGCTTACATAGTCATCACGATGGGATGCCTCGACAAGTGCCCCTACACTCCTCCGGAGAAGACCTGGGACTGGGGGCTTGAAGACCCCTACGGAAAGCCGGTAGAGAAGTACCGCGAGGTCAGGGACGAGATAAAGCGCCGCGTGTTAAAGCTCATTGAAGACCTGAAGGCCGGCAAGAGCAGGGACGAGATAATAGGGAGAAAAAGGCTCTTCACTCTTTGA
- a CDS encoding SufB/SufD family protein, translated as MVIKIDRVKEYEALVEIYKKEGLDTSLFGDRVAAIIISGDKIIGLNNVEGVEIVGEEIENGVKAEVRIADGTELPFPIHLCTGFLKDEGYQRVIFDITIGKNSKVKFLSHCIFPYAKDFTHEAYAKIRIGEGSSVVYEDEHVHGEGVKMFSKTEVEVGKRGRYTGKFSLTKHRAKDLKLEMTAELDDYAVTELVSKIKAVKDDSVEVKEVAYLKGSHAKANLKTTVIAFDDARANVINEAYGLGDYTKGHVECHEIVKGNADVQTIPLLRVKNDKAELTHEASIGRINEAQLMQLMAKGLTEEEAAELIIKGLLRE; from the coding sequence ATGGTCATTAAGATCGATCGAGTAAAGGAATACGAAGCACTGGTGGAGATTTACAAAAAAGAGGGCCTTGATACCTCCTTGTTTGGAGACAGGGTAGCTGCGATAATTATAAGTGGAGACAAAATAATTGGATTAAACAACGTTGAAGGCGTTGAAATAGTCGGTGAGGAAATAGAGAACGGCGTTAAAGCTGAAGTGAGAATAGCAGATGGAACTGAACTCCCGTTCCCTATTCATCTATGCACCGGATTTTTAAAAGATGAGGGGTATCAGAGGGTAATTTTTGACATAACCATCGGAAAGAATTCTAAAGTTAAATTCCTCTCCCATTGTATTTTTCCCTATGCCAAGGACTTCACCCATGAAGCATACGCGAAAATCAGGATTGGTGAGGGGTCATCAGTTGTCTATGAAGATGAACACGTTCATGGGGAAGGCGTGAAAATGTTCAGCAAGACGGAGGTAGAAGTTGGGAAAAGAGGAAGGTACACGGGGAAGTTCTCATTAACTAAGCATCGAGCAAAGGATCTTAAACTTGAGATGACGGCTGAACTTGACGATTACGCTGTGACAGAGCTTGTTTCAAAAATAAAAGCTGTTAAAGACGATTCCGTGGAAGTTAAAGAGGTGGCATATTTGAAGGGAAGTCATGCAAAGGCGAATCTAAAGACCACAGTAATAGCCTTCGATGATGCAAGGGCAAATGTAATTAACGAGGCGTATGGCCTCGGGGACTACACGAAGGGGCACGTGGAGTGTCACGAGATTGTGAAGGGGAACGCTGATGTCCAAACGATTCCTCTGCTTCGTGTGAAAAACGATAAAGCAGAACTCACCCATGAAGCATCTATAGGGAGGATAAACGAAGCACAGCTGATGCAGCTCATGGCAAAGGGATTGACTGAGGAAGAGGCGGCGGAGCTGATAATCAAGGGGCTTCTGAGGGAATGA
- a CDS encoding radical SAM/SPASM domain-containing protein — MSEDSEDQIKRALLAFKLILGNPISRKLIKPSLKKYEINGREMPALYWALALYAGENIRCPVTVRFQADVIKLLLKLGIKIARGNEEAVKEALLRDPHIRRGIWVVLEGIAKYGVTVPQRLASPFLIVWNFTNMCNFRCKHCYQRADKPLPSELSLEEKIKLVDQLDRAGVAAVALSGGEPTIHPHFYRVVKELASRGIHTSVATNGWTFANKENLKKAVDLGLKYVEVSIDSANPKKHDEFRGIPGAWERAIKALENAVELGVSHGMAVVMDKETFQEIDDILDLAETIGVKRVIFFNLVPTGRAEDMINVDLSPEEREKFMKAVYMQMKKRKFEILTTAPQYARITLMESKGKNITPAHFYIGENNAVKTLAEFIGGCGAGRIYAGIEPDGTVVPCVFLPLPVGNVRTKNFKQIWEGSKIMNFLRDRDNFTGKCRTCPYRNICGGCRARAYHYTLDLLGDDPGCMINKGVWEEIVKHGKPKGITEVSWVNESVIMRTPIFYVPSYYRAIEAKGEKFLIKESEIKTREKLSA; from the coding sequence ATGAGTGAAGACAGCGAGGACCAAATTAAACGTGCTCTCCTTGCTTTCAAGCTTATTCTGGGCAATCCTATTTCGAGGAAACTTATAAAGCCTTCTCTAAAAAAATACGAAATAAATGGGAGAGAGATGCCTGCTTTGTATTGGGCTCTCGCTCTTTATGCTGGTGAGAATATTAGATGTCCCGTAACGGTGAGATTTCAGGCTGATGTTATCAAACTCCTCTTAAAGCTTGGTATCAAGATTGCGAGGGGGAATGAAGAAGCAGTCAAAGAAGCTCTCTTAAGGGATCCACACATAAGAAGGGGAATTTGGGTTGTGCTTGAGGGCATAGCAAAGTATGGTGTTACCGTTCCCCAGCGTCTAGCCAGTCCCTTCCTGATAGTGTGGAACTTCACGAACATGTGCAATTTTAGATGCAAGCACTGCTACCAGAGGGCCGACAAGCCCTTACCAAGCGAGCTCTCTCTTGAAGAAAAAATAAAATTAGTGGATCAGCTGGACAGGGCAGGAGTTGCCGCAGTGGCACTGAGCGGGGGCGAACCAACCATTCATCCTCACTTCTACCGCGTTGTCAAAGAACTCGCTTCTAGAGGAATACACACTTCAGTTGCAACAAACGGATGGACTTTTGCCAATAAAGAGAATCTCAAAAAGGCAGTTGACCTTGGCTTGAAATACGTTGAAGTTTCCATAGACTCAGCGAATCCAAAGAAACATGACGAATTTAGAGGGATTCCTGGAGCCTGGGAGCGTGCGATAAAAGCCCTTGAGAATGCCGTTGAACTTGGAGTAAGCCACGGAATGGCAGTTGTTATGGATAAAGAAACTTTCCAAGAAATTGACGATATTCTCGACCTGGCAGAAACCATCGGGGTAAAGAGGGTTATCTTCTTCAATCTGGTACCCACAGGTAGAGCTGAAGACATGATAAATGTTGATCTAAGCCCCGAAGAACGTGAAAAGTTCATGAAAGCGGTTTACATGCAAATGAAAAAGAGAAAATTTGAAATACTAACAACAGCTCCCCAATATGCCCGTATAACCCTTATGGAGTCCAAGGGCAAAAACATCACTCCCGCCCACTTCTACATTGGAGAGAACAATGCTGTTAAAACTCTAGCAGAGTTCATAGGTGGGTGTGGAGCAGGAAGGATCTACGCTGGAATTGAACCCGATGGAACTGTGGTTCCATGTGTTTTCTTGCCGCTTCCAGTGGGAAACGTGAGAACGAAGAATTTCAAGCAAATATGGGAAGGGAGCAAAATCATGAACTTCCTCCGTGATAGAGACAACTTCACAGGAAAATGTAGGACATGCCCCTATAGAAACATATGTGGAGGTTGCAGGGCAAGAGCCTATCACTATACCTTGGATCTGCTTGGAGATGATCCAGGGTGTATGATAAACAAGGGAGTGTGGGAAGAAATCGTGAAACACGGCAAACCAAAGGGAATAACCGAAGTAAGCTGGGTTAACGAGAGTGTTATCATGAGAACTCCCATATTCTACGTCCCGAGCTACTACAGAGCCATAGAAGCAAAAGGAGAGAAGTTCCTCATCAAAGAGAGCGAAATAAAAACAAGAGAAAAACTTAGTGCATGA
- a CDS encoding putative zinc-binding protein, whose amino-acid sequence MPEEVEMEKLPKFLPSCHKEAENLDIIFTCSGAASVGKIGHEVGVLLTNAGQNARLCCTTAVAAGSEMHLDIGKRAKKVIVIDGCPMKCATKVIDKAGIKIDHSFTVTDFGIAKQPTLDISDEDVLKVALEIADKVGIKLNLKP is encoded by the coding sequence ATGCCTGAGGAAGTAGAGATGGAAAAATTACCAAAGTTTCTTCCGAGTTGCCATAAAGAAGCCGAAAACCTTGATATAATATTCACATGCTCGGGAGCTGCAAGTGTCGGGAAAATAGGGCATGAAGTTGGAGTTTTACTAACCAATGCTGGCCAAAACGCCCGTTTATGCTGCACCACAGCGGTTGCCGCCGGCTCAGAAATGCACCTCGACATAGGGAAGAGAGCGAAGAAGGTAATCGTTATCGATGGCTGCCCGATGAAGTGCGCTACAAAGGTTATTGATAAAGCGGGAATAAAAATCGACCACAGCTTCACTGTCACGGACTTCGGGATAGCCAAGCAACCCACCCTCGACATAAGCGATGAGGACGTCCTCAAAGTCGCCCTAGAGATAGCAGACAAGGTGGGGATAAAGCTCAATCTTAAACCATAG
- a CDS encoding NifB/NifX family molybdenum-iron cluster-binding protein: MRIAIPAEDDKGLESKVSGHFGRAKYFVFVDVEENQIKGAEVVEVPFDEHAPGDLPNFVKEHGGSVVLAYGMGRRAIDYFNQLGIEVVTGAYGKIKDVVEAFIHQVLEVDPHWKEKIEREKEHGGECGEHGC, encoded by the coding sequence ATGAGGATTGCAATCCCGGCTGAAGATGATAAAGGTTTAGAGAGCAAGGTAAGCGGGCATTTTGGGAGGGCAAAATACTTCGTTTTCGTGGATGTGGAAGAAAACCAGATTAAAGGTGCAGAGGTCGTTGAAGTCCCCTTCGATGAACATGCCCCTGGAGATTTACCTAACTTTGTGAAAGAACACGGCGGCAGTGTGGTTCTAGCTTACGGAATGGGAAGGAGAGCAATAGATTATTTCAACCAGCTCGGCATTGAGGTCGTTACCGGGGCTTACGGAAAGATTAAGGATGTAGTAGAAGCTTTTATCCATCAGGTTCTTGAGGTTGACCCACACTGGAAAGAAAAAATCGAGCGAGAAAAAGAGCACGGAGGGGAATGCGGGGAGCATGGGTGTTAA
- a CDS encoding ATP-binding cassette domain-containing protein → MLVLRNVTYSTDGRKILENINMRFKEGMSYSILGPNGAGKSTIAYILMGVIKPSEGKVLLDERDITDLGITERAKLGITLLWQEPARYDGITVEEYLTLGGKLNVDTRDVKGVLEIVGLPYELYCHRFVDRSLSGGERKRIELASILLLKPKYAILDEPDSGLDITASELIDRILGYLKKVGTTVILITHHEEIAKKTDFSYFVCGGKVVRKGFSDEVVEYYKRACGKCPLLEGMSDGH, encoded by the coding sequence ATGTTGGTTCTTAGAAACGTTACCTATTCCACAGATGGCAGAAAAATACTAGAAAACATCAACATGCGCTTTAAGGAAGGCATGAGTTATTCTATTTTAGGCCCGAATGGTGCTGGAAAATCCACTATAGCCTATATTTTGATGGGGGTTATAAAGCCAAGTGAAGGGAAGGTTTTGCTCGACGAAAGGGACATAACCGACCTGGGTATCACAGAAAGGGCTAAGCTTGGAATTACACTGCTCTGGCAGGAGCCAGCTCGTTATGATGGGATAACCGTTGAGGAATACCTCACGCTCGGAGGAAAACTGAATGTAGATACGAGGGATGTAAAGGGAGTTCTTGAAATCGTTGGACTGCCATATGAACTCTACTGTCACAGGTTTGTCGATAGGAGTCTTAGTGGGGGAGAAAGGAAAAGAATTGAGCTTGCATCTATTCTTCTCTTAAAACCGAAGTATGCTATACTCGACGAACCGGATTCCGGTTTGGATATAACAGCAAGTGAGCTGATAGACAGAATTTTGGGATATTTGAAAAAAGTTGGAACTACGGTAATTTTAATTACCCATCACGAAGAAATTGCAAAGAAAACGGACTTCAGTTATTTTGTTTGTGGTGGAAAAGTGGTGAGAAAAGGTTTCTCTGACGAAGTTGTTGAATATTATAAGAGGGCCTGTGGAAAGTGTCCCCTTTTGGAAGGGATGAGTGATGGTCATTAA
- a CDS encoding OsmC family protein, protein MERLEYSAHLKWDGNVGSEAKVREFTFNIDTNTDGHNKGPNPTEYLLAAIGGCITVNWGRLIKKMRLDVKAFEVEVRGWRGLDEPQLKEITYKITIFTNEDEKKIMRVKELAEKYGTVFNTVGAEKIRGEVEVVKPGD, encoded by the coding sequence ATGGAGCGTCTTGAGTATTCTGCACATTTAAAGTGGGACGGCAATGTCGGGAGCGAGGCAAAGGTGAGAGAGTTTACATTTAATATAGATACGAACACAGATGGTCATAACAAGGGACCGAATCCTACGGAATATCTCTTAGCGGCGATAGGCGGTTGTATAACCGTCAACTGGGGGAGGTTAATCAAAAAGATGCGCCTCGACGTGAAGGCCTTTGAGGTTGAAGTTAGGGGCTGGCGCGGGCTCGATGAGCCTCAATTGAAGGAGATAACTTACAAGATCACCATCTTCACTAACGAAGACGAGAAGAAGATCATGCGCGTTAAAGAGCTTGCCGAGAAGTACGGAACTGTTTTCAACACCGTTGGAGCAGAGAAGATAAGGGGGGAGGTGGAGGTAGTAAAGCCAGGGGACTAA